A stretch of DNA from Rhodospirillaceae bacterium:
ACGCCGGCTGGGCCGCGGCCCAGCGCGCGCGCCAGTCCGCCGCGCCGATCGCCGGAAGTTCGCCGCCTAACGCCCTGTCCCATATCGAGAATCTGCTCGCGCCTCTGGCCCCGGACGCCGGGCTGGTCACGGTGATCGACGGCCATCCGGCGACCCTGAGCTGGCTCGGCGCGGTCTACGGCCACCGCACCCACAGCCTGGGCGTCGAGCATTTCGGGCAATCGGCGGACATCCCCGATCTCTACCGCGCCCACCGCATCGATACCGACGCCATCCTCGACGCCTGCGCCAAAATCGGTCTGGAACGGCTGGCCGGCTGACGCTACGCCTCCCTGCGTTCCGGCGATTGGGCTTGCAACGGGCCGGCGGCAGGGAAGGGGTCCATGGCCATTCAGGCGGTGATCTGGGATTTCGGCGGGGTGCTGACCGACAGCCCGTTCACCGCCTTCAACCGCTTCGAGGCGGAACGCGGCCTGCCGCGGGATTTTTTGCGAACGGTCAACGCACAAAACCATCTGGACAACGCCTGGGCCCGGTTCGAGCGCAGCGCCATCGGCCTGGACGAATTCGACGCCGCCTTTCGCGCCGAAAGCGCCGCGCTCGGCCATCCGGTCGGCGGGCGGGAGGTCATTGCCCTGCTGGCCAGGCGGTTGCGCCCCGAAATGGTGGCCGCGCTCAAGGCCTGCAAGGCGCGGCTCAGGGTCGGCTGCATCACCAACAACGTCGCCGCCGGCGAAGGCCCGACCATGGTGCTCGGCGACGGGGATGACGGGGACGGCGGGGGCGGCGCCGCGCTCGCCGCCGAGGTCGCCAGGGTCTTCGCCCTGTTCGATCATGTGATCGAGAGCAGCAAGGCCGGCCTGCGCAAGCCCGATCCGCGCATCTACCGGATGGCCTGCGACGCGCTTGGGGTCGTGCCGAGAAACGCAGTTTATCTCGATGATTTGGGCGTCAATCTTAAACCTGCGCGCGAGCTGGGCATGACCACGATCAAGGTCGCCGATCCCGATACCGCACTGGCCGAACTGGAAGCCGCGGTGGGCTTCCCGCTGCGCTGAGGCTCGGGGCGCCCGCTTCATCATTCTTGTACGACCGTTCAACCCGGAAACTCCGGATGCCGGTCTTTTCGTTGCCGCCCCAATACCCCGATAACCCCCCGATAACCCCCCGATAACCAATGATGCCGCCCCGGACCCCGATCCGGGGCCCAGAGTCGCCCGGCACGGCCTCGACTGGTGGCCCCTTCGACATGCTCAGGGCAGGCCCTGGGCCCCGGATCGTCGCTG
This window harbors:
- a CDS encoding HAD-IA family hydrolase, whose translation is MAIQAVIWDFGGVLTDSPFTAFNRFEAERGLPRDFLRTVNAQNHLDNAWARFERSAIGLDEFDAAFRAESAALGHPVGGREVIALLARRLRPEMVAALKACKARLRVGCITNNVAAGEGPTMVLGDGDDGDGGGGAALAAEVARVFALFDHVIESSKAGLRKPDPRIYRMACDALGVVPRNAVYLDDLGVNLKPARELGMTTIKVADPDTALAELEAAVGFPLR